Proteins encoded in a region of the Atopobium sp. oral taxon 416 genome:
- the pdxT gene encoding pyridoxal 5'-phosphate synthase glutaminase subunit PdxT encodes MAQRQKTAAVLAVQGAFIEHEHMLERLGCTYIELRQAADLNQPFDLLVLPGGESTVQSKLLRELGMLDTLRSRIQEGLPVLGTCAGLILLAENVEEGIPVPGDSEHVTSGATAPGALATLPVTVRRNAYGRQLGSFHTTAPCAGLPSKDGKNDEIPLTFIRAPFITEVYRTARVLVRVNNHIVAVRDGNQIGVSFHPELDEDTRIHELLINMT; translated from the coding sequence ATGGCACAGCGGCAAAAGACCGCCGCAGTACTTGCAGTGCAGGGAGCCTTTATCGAGCACGAGCATATGCTAGAGCGCCTCGGCTGTACCTACATCGAACTCCGTCAGGCTGCCGATCTCAATCAACCGTTCGACCTTTTGGTGCTGCCCGGTGGTGAAAGCACCGTACAATCAAAACTGTTGCGTGAGCTCGGAATGCTCGACACATTGCGTTCCCGTATACAGGAAGGTCTGCCAGTGCTCGGCACCTGCGCAGGACTCATCCTGTTGGCTGAGAACGTGGAGGAAGGCATACCGGTGCCCGGAGACAGCGAACATGTGACATCGGGAGCCACCGCTCCCGGGGCGCTCGCTACCCTCCCTGTAACCGTCAGGCGCAACGCCTATGGTCGCCAGTTGGGAAGCTTCCACACCACAGCACCCTGTGCAGGGTTACCCTCCAAGGATGGAAAGAATGATGAGATACCGCTGACGTTCATTCGGGCACCTTTCATCACTGAAGTGTATAGAACAGCAAGGGTTCTCGTCCGCGTCAACAATCACATCGTAGCGGTCCGTGACGGCAATCAAATCGGCGTCTCCTTCCATCCGGAACTCGATGAAGACACGCGGATCCACGAGCTACTGATAAACATGACATAA
- the pdxS gene encoding pyridoxal 5'-phosphate synthase lyase subunit PdxS: MPDKQTTENHAERAKLNRQLAQMLKGGVIMDVTTPEQAHIAEDAGACAVMALERIPADIRAAGGVSRMSDPKMIKSIQAAVSIPVMAKCRIGHFVEAQVLQSIDIDYIDESEVLTPADDVYHIDKTKFDVPFVCGAQNLGEALRRIAEGATMIRTKGEPGTGDVVQAVHHMRTMNAEIRRVQSLRTDELFEAAKQLQAPYDLVLYVHDHGRLPVVNFAAGGIATPADAALMMQLGAEGVFVGSGIFKSGNPAKRAQAIVKATANYADAKLIAKLSEDLGEAMVGINADEIDLLMADRGK, from the coding sequence ATGCCAGATAAACAAACCACTGAGAATCACGCCGAGCGCGCCAAGCTGAACCGCCAGTTGGCACAGATGCTTAAAGGCGGTGTCATTATGGACGTTACCACTCCCGAACAGGCTCATATCGCAGAAGATGCCGGTGCCTGCGCCGTAATGGCCTTGGAACGGATCCCCGCCGACATCCGTGCTGCAGGCGGCGTAAGTCGTATGAGCGACCCCAAGATGATCAAGAGCATCCAGGCAGCAGTGAGTATCCCGGTGATGGCTAAGTGTCGTATCGGCCACTTTGTTGAAGCTCAAGTACTGCAGTCAATCGATATCGACTATATCGACGAGTCAGAGGTGTTGACCCCGGCCGATGACGTGTATCACATTGACAAGACGAAGTTCGACGTCCCCTTTGTCTGTGGAGCACAAAACTTAGGAGAAGCCCTACGCCGTATTGCGGAAGGCGCCACGATGATCCGCACCAAAGGAGAGCCGGGTACCGGTGATGTGGTGCAGGCGGTGCACCACATGCGCACCATGAACGCAGAGATCAGAAGAGTACAGAGCTTACGGACCGATGAGCTCTTTGAAGCTGCCAAACAATTACAGGCACCCTATGACTTAGTGCTCTACGTACACGATCACGGAAGGCTCCCAGTGGTCAACTTTGCTGCCGGTGGCATCGCTACCCCGGCTGATGCAGCCCTGATGATGCAGCTGGGAGCCGAGGGTGTTTTTGTAGGCTCAGGTATCTTCAAGTCAGGCAATCCCGCCAAGCGTGCCCAGGCGATCGTCAAAGCAACGGCAAACTACGCCGACGCAAAGCTTATTGCCAAACTCTCTGAGGATCTGGGAGAAGCTATGGTCGGTATCAATGCAGATGAGATCGATCTGCTCATGGCAGATCGAGGGAAATAA
- a CDS encoding PLP-dependent aminotransferase family protein — protein sequence MLTYDMTQRGSHSLYEYLYLCIRHDIAHGTIAPHEKLPSKRALADHLGISVITVEAAYSQLVAEGYVLAEPRRGYFACELAPALQAKEVTHQESRCAAVTKNYGRDAGESRQSGIPLLADFTMQATETDLFPYDAWAKTMRRTLAEESAASLVSEQAPAGSWRLRRAIAHYLQGSRGMELAPERIVVGASTQALYSYIVRLIGHDRTFAVEDPGYPYLVGTYRALGVTVKPVPLDKEGMNIEALRVSGADIAQLMPAHQFPTGIVTSAQRRRDLLNWAREDRADRYLIEDDYDGKFRFAGYPISTLYTIDAADRTIYIGALEKGLAAAFCIGYMVLPVNLADRFDQDAEVYANTVSPLDQVALAWFLETGAYERYINRLRVHARKAQHAFVKALRKSRVGSRLFFEGLEGGMHFMMRVHCDSDCRVAPDKRERAIANEACRHGVALMPLSDCYVSHTHTGDSAFVMNYSALDLTRLDEIADVIADAIACVVGESCSQK from the coding sequence ATGCTCACCTATGATATGACTCAGCGCGGATCACATAGCCTCTATGAGTACCTGTACCTATGTATCCGCCATGATATTGCCCATGGCACCATTGCTCCCCATGAAAAACTTCCCTCAAAGCGAGCCTTGGCAGATCACTTGGGGATCAGTGTAATCACGGTTGAGGCTGCCTACAGTCAGTTGGTGGCTGAGGGATACGTACTTGCAGAACCGCGGCGTGGGTACTTTGCCTGTGAACTCGCGCCAGCGCTGCAGGCGAAAGAGGTGACACATCAAGAGTCGAGATGTGCTGCAGTGACAAAAAACTATGGTAGAGATGCGGGTGAGAGCCGACAGAGTGGAATACCCCTGCTGGCAGATTTCACTATGCAGGCAACTGAGACCGATCTGTTTCCCTATGATGCGTGGGCCAAGACAATGCGCCGTACCCTTGCGGAAGAATCAGCGGCTTCACTGGTAAGCGAACAAGCACCGGCAGGATCCTGGCGGCTGCGGCGTGCCATTGCCCACTATCTGCAGGGATCACGGGGTATGGAGCTGGCGCCTGAACGCATCGTGGTAGGTGCGAGCACTCAGGCGCTCTATTCCTATATCGTGCGTTTAATAGGACATGATCGAACCTTTGCGGTTGAGGATCCCGGGTATCCATATTTGGTGGGTACGTATCGGGCATTGGGCGTCACAGTGAAGCCTGTTCCACTCGATAAAGAGGGCATGAACATAGAGGCGTTGCGTGTGAGTGGCGCAGATATCGCACAGCTGATGCCAGCGCACCAGTTTCCTACCGGTATAGTCACTTCTGCCCAAAGGAGACGTGATCTTCTGAACTGGGCGCGTGAGGATAGGGCTGATCGCTACCTGATTGAGGATGACTACGACGGAAAGTTTCGCTTTGCTGGATATCCTATATCGACGCTCTATACCATCGATGCGGCAGACCGTACGATCTATATTGGTGCGCTTGAGAAGGGCCTGGCGGCAGCCTTCTGTATCGGGTATATGGTATTACCTGTGAATCTTGCGGACCGCTTTGATCAGGACGCTGAAGTCTATGCCAATACGGTGAGCCCGTTAGACCAAGTGGCGCTTGCATGGTTCCTCGAGACAGGCGCATATGAGCGGTATATCAATCGGCTGAGAGTCCATGCTCGAAAAGCCCAACATGCGTTTGTGAAAGCTCTTCGGAAAAGCAGGGTGGGTTCCCGTCTTTTCTTTGAGGGTCTTGAGGGAGGCATGCATTTTATGATGCGGGTCCATTGCGATAGCGATTGCAGAGTTGCTCCCGATAAAAGAGAGCGTGCTATTGCCAATGAAGCCTGTCGGCACGGCGTTGCCTTGATGCCCTTGAGTGACTGCTATGTGTCTCACACTCATACCGGTGATTCCGCCTTTGTTATGAACTACAGCGCTCTGGACCTCACTCGCCTCGATGAGATCGCTGATGTCATTGCCGATGCGATTGCATGTGTTGTAGGGGAGTCTTGTAGCCAGAAGTGA
- a CDS encoding helix-turn-helix domain-containing protein: MLVVSINVESWKECATTSISSLQERDCIATLHAEGRSIAYIAAEIGKDSSSVCHKLKRNARHGRFRACAAQKEGG; this comes from the coding sequence ATGTTGGTTGTCTCAATCAACGTCGAAAGCTGGAAGGAATGTGCCACTACAAGCATCTCAAGCCTACAGGAGAGGGACTGCATAGCCACGCTGCATGCAGAGGGAAGGTCAATTGCCTATATCGCGGCAGAGATCGGCAAGGACAGCTCCAGCGTCTGCCACAAGCTCAAGAGGAACGCACGGCACGGGCGCTTTAGGGCATGTGCTGCCCAAAAGGAGGGCGGATGA
- a CDS encoding helix-turn-helix domain-containing protein — MSSLQERDCIATLHAEGRSIAYIAAEIGRDSSSVCHKLKRNGRHGHYGARAAQKEGG; from the coding sequence ATCTCAAGCCTACAGGAGAGGGACTGCATAGCCACGCTGCATGCAGAGGGAAGGTCAATTGCCTATATCGCGGCAGAGATCGGCAGGGACAGCTCCAGCGTCTGCCACAAGCTCAAGAGGAACGGCCGGCACGGACACTATGGGGCACGTGCTGCCCAAAAGGAGGGCGGATGA
- the gdhA gene encoding NADP-specific glutamate dehydrogenase, translated as MNYSQRVIKQLQERYKDESEFIQAASEILTTIQPALDAHPEYERAGLVERLVEPERIIIFRVPWVDDEGKVQVNRGYRVQFNSALGPYKGGIRLHPSVNLSILKFLGLEQTLKNSLTTLPMGGAKGGSDFDPKGKSDSEVMRFCQSFMAELVRHIGPDTDVPAGDIGTGAREIGYLFGAYKKFTNKWQSVLTGKGLSYGGSLARTEATGFGAVYFLENMLHQKNEDIKGKTIAISGAGNVAQYAVKKAEELGAHVVTVSDSNGYVYDPNGVDFDALVQIKQVERGRIKEYVKDHRDAQYHENERPWGEKCDIAMPCATQNELDLDDARKLVANGAKYVVEGANMPTTTDATEYLQKNGVFFAPGKAANAGGVATSGLEMSQNHEHLSWSFEEVDDKLHDIMNNIYKSAWDAAKQYGHEGDLVFGANIAGFLKVADAMMAQGIC; from the coding sequence ATGAACTATTCACAACGCGTCATTAAACAGCTCCAAGAGCGCTATAAGGATGAGTCCGAATTTATTCAAGCCGCAAGTGAGATTCTAACAACGATTCAACCGGCGCTCGATGCCCACCCAGAGTATGAGAGGGCAGGCTTGGTTGAACGGTTGGTCGAGCCTGAGCGCATCATCATCTTCCGTGTGCCTTGGGTTGACGATGAAGGCAAGGTTCAGGTCAACCGTGGTTACCGTGTTCAGTTCAACTCTGCGCTTGGACCCTACAAGGGCGGCATCCGTCTGCATCCGTCTGTGAACCTCTCAATTTTGAAGTTCTTGGGCCTTGAGCAGACCCTGAAGAACTCTCTTACGACGCTTCCGATGGGCGGCGCGAAGGGTGGCTCTGACTTCGATCCGAAGGGCAAGTCCGACAGCGAGGTCATGCGCTTTTGCCAGTCATTTATGGCTGAGCTCGTCCGCCACATCGGACCGGATACGGATGTTCCTGCCGGTGATATCGGAACCGGTGCCCGTGAGATCGGCTACCTTTTCGGTGCTTATAAGAAGTTCACGAACAAGTGGCAATCAGTACTCACCGGCAAAGGTCTCTCCTATGGTGGTTCTCTTGCCAGAACTGAGGCAACCGGCTTTGGTGCGGTCTACTTCCTGGAGAACATGCTCCACCAGAAGAATGAGGACATCAAGGGCAAGACCATTGCAATCTCCGGTGCCGGCAACGTTGCTCAGTATGCGGTCAAGAAGGCTGAGGAACTCGGTGCTCATGTTGTAACCGTCTCAGACTCAAACGGTTATGTTTATGATCCGAACGGCGTTGACTTTGACGCACTTGTTCAGATCAAGCAGGTTGAGCGTGGCCGCATCAAGGAATATGTCAAGGACCACAGAGATGCTCAGTACCACGAGAACGAGCGTCCTTGGGGTGAGAAGTGCGACATCGCAATGCCGTGCGCAACCCAGAACGAGCTCGATCTCGACGATGCTAGGAAGCTTGTCGCTAACGGCGCCAAGTACGTAGTTGAGGGCGCTAACATGCCGACCACGACCGACGCAACTGAGTATCTGCAGAAGAACGGCGTGTTCTTCGCACCGGGCAAGGCAGCTAACGCCGGCGGTGTTGCAACCTCTGGTCTTGAGATGTCTCAGAACCATGAGCACCTCTCCTGGAGCTTCGAGGAGGTTGATGATAAGCTTCATGACATCATGAATAACATCTACAAGTCCGCTTGGGATGCTGCTAAGCAGTATGGCCATGAGGGTGACCTGGTCTTCGGCGCTAACATCGCAGGTTTCCTCAAGGTTGCTGACGCAATGATGGCTCAAGGCATCTGTTAG